From the genome of Nocardia sp. NBC_01503, one region includes:
- a CDS encoding sigma-70 family RNA polymerase sigma factor, with protein sequence MSSPITLSEDAIKDYLRRIGATALLTAEDEYALGERIQAGALAQQRIDESASTAVELSTSERRALQRTVIDGRNAKDHMVRANLRLVVSIAKHYPTPTGMSLLDLTQEGTVGLMRAVDKFDHRRGLKLSTYATWWIRQSIGRALADQSRTIRIPVHVVEVLNRAVRTRRELSQQLGREATVEEIAADMELPVDQVREVMRHGREPISLHTPVGAEDATELGALLADAAPDPSVTVTEGALRGQLGRVLSGLPEREAQVIALRYGLDGAEPRTLEEVGRLFGVSRERIRQIESKAMQRLRQPSRRSALEGMLG encoded by the coding sequence ATGAGCAGCCCGATCACCCTCAGCGAAGATGCCATCAAGGACTACCTGCGCCGCATCGGCGCGACGGCACTGTTGACCGCCGAGGATGAGTACGCACTCGGGGAGCGCATCCAGGCGGGCGCACTGGCGCAGCAGAGAATCGACGAATCCGCTTCCACCGCAGTTGAACTCAGCACTTCAGAACGGCGCGCACTACAGCGCACCGTCATCGACGGCCGGAACGCGAAGGACCATATGGTGCGCGCCAATCTGCGCCTGGTGGTCTCCATCGCCAAGCACTATCCGACCCCGACCGGAATGTCACTGCTCGATCTGACCCAGGAGGGCACCGTGGGCCTGATGCGCGCGGTCGACAAGTTCGACCATCGCCGCGGTTTGAAGCTGTCGACCTACGCCACCTGGTGGATTCGGCAGTCCATCGGCCGCGCCCTGGCCGATCAGAGCCGCACGATTCGCATCCCGGTACACGTGGTGGAGGTGCTGAATCGGGCCGTTCGCACCCGGCGGGAGCTGTCGCAACAGCTCGGCCGCGAAGCCACCGTCGAGGAGATCGCCGCCGATATGGAGTTGCCGGTCGATCAGGTCCGCGAGGTCATGCGCCATGGGCGCGAACCGATTTCGCTGCACACCCCGGTCGGCGCGGAGGATGCCACCGAACTCGGCGCACTACTGGCCGATGCCGCGCCGGACCCGTCGGTCACCGTCACCGAGGGCGCGCTGCGCGGCCAACTGGGCCGGGTGCTGTCCGGCCTGCCCGAGCGGGAGGCGCAGGTCATCGCATTGCGCTACGGTCTGGACGGTGCCGAGCCGCGCACCCTGGAGGAGGTCGGCCGGCTCTTCGGCGTTTCGCGCGAGCGGATTCGCCAGATCGAGTCCAAGGCCATGCAGCGGCTGCGGCAACCGTCGCGGCGATCGGCCCTCGAGGGCATGCTCGGCTAG
- a CDS encoding non-canonical purine NTP pyrophosphatase yields MSRRVLVASRNAKKLNELRRILDEAGIAGVEIVGLNDVPEYEEAPETGATFEENALAKARDGFAATGLPCVADDSGIAVDALNGMPGVLSARWSGVHGADEANNTLLLAQLGDVPDERRGGSFVSACALVADGVEEVVRGEWPGVIARKPVGDGGFGYDPLFIPAGGTVSAAQLTPAEKDAASHRGRALRQLLPALKALAAN; encoded by the coding sequence ATGTCCCGCCGCGTCCTGGTCGCCAGCCGAAATGCCAAGAAGCTGAACGAATTACGCCGCATTCTCGATGAGGCCGGAATCGCGGGCGTCGAGATCGTCGGGCTGAACGACGTGCCCGAGTACGAGGAGGCGCCCGAAACCGGTGCGACCTTCGAGGAGAACGCCCTCGCCAAGGCGCGTGACGGCTTCGCCGCCACCGGATTGCCCTGCGTCGCAGACGATTCCGGTATCGCGGTGGACGCGCTCAACGGAATGCCCGGAGTGCTCTCGGCGCGCTGGTCCGGTGTGCACGGTGCCGATGAGGCCAACAACACACTGCTGCTGGCCCAGCTCGGCGATGTTCCGGACGAGCGTCGCGGTGGCAGCTTCGTCTCCGCGTGCGCGCTGGTCGCGGACGGTGTCGAAGAGGTCGTGCGTGGTGAGTGGCCGGGCGTCATCGCCCGAAAGCCGGTGGGCGACGGCGGTTTCGGCTACGACCCGCTGTTCATCCCGGCGGGCGGCACCGTCTCGGCGGCCCAGCTCACCCCCGCCGAAAAGGATGCCGCCTCACACCGCGGCCGCGCCCTGCGTCAGTTGCTCCCGGCCCTGAAGGCCCTGGCCGCCAACTGA
- a CDS encoding rhomboid family intramembrane serine protease, which translates to MSGSGGVGASFDPDRIARLRGQVTNPGVAAQGGSVLKLLWQRAIAIILAFTALLYGVEGVDSVTDHSLDAAGGVKPRQADGLDGILFGPVLHANWEHLIGNTVPVLVLGLLTLLTGIGRGLAATAIIWVIGESGTWLTGQSHSVHIGASVLVFGWLTYLISRGIFARNVLQIAIGLVVGLLYGSILWGVLPGQPGISWQGHLFGAVGGLVAGWVLSADERRHRRGASVGRLVA; encoded by the coding sequence ATGAGCGGCAGCGGCGGCGTGGGTGCGTCATTCGATCCCGATCGGATCGCCCGACTACGCGGGCAGGTGACCAACCCGGGGGTCGCGGCGCAGGGCGGAAGTGTGCTGAAGCTGCTGTGGCAGCGGGCGATCGCGATCATTCTCGCGTTTACGGCTCTGCTCTACGGGGTAGAGGGTGTCGACTCGGTCACCGATCACAGCCTGGACGCCGCGGGCGGTGTGAAGCCCCGTCAGGCCGACGGTTTGGACGGCATTCTCTTCGGTCCTGTGCTGCACGCCAATTGGGAGCATTTGATCGGTAATACCGTCCCGGTATTGGTCCTCGGGCTGCTGACCCTGCTCACCGGCATCGGCCGCGGGCTCGCGGCGACCGCCATCATCTGGGTGATCGGCGAGTCCGGCACCTGGTTGACGGGCCAATCGCACTCCGTGCACATCGGCGCGTCGGTGTTGGTTTTCGGCTGGCTCACCTATCTGATCTCGCGCGGGATCTTCGCCCGCAATGTGTTGCAGATCGCCATTGGCCTGGTGGTGGGGTTGCTGTATGGGTCGATTCTGTGGGGCGTACTGCCTGGCCAGCCCGGAATCTCTTGGCAAGGACATCTTTTCGGGGCGGTGGGTGGCTTGGTTGCGGGATGGGTACTCTCAGCGGATGAACGTCGTCATCGTCGCGGGGCCAGTGTCGGCCGTCTCGTGGCGTAG
- a CDS encoding DUF3817 domain-containing protein codes for MTARDNSQAPVATGEATLAPRPLGAAAPEKIRGALLRYRILAWITGLWLLVLTGEVIYKYLLLDDSSTAPHWLFYVGQVHGIFYMLYLVMTIDLGIKARWKPVTTALTCLAGTIPFLSFVFEHLRTKEVKTTFGL; via the coding sequence GTGACCGCGCGCGACAACTCCCAGGCCCCCGTCGCGACCGGTGAGGCCACCCTCGCGCCCCGACCGCTCGGCGCGGCCGCTCCCGAGAAGATCCGCGGCGCACTGCTGCGGTACCGGATTCTGGCCTGGATCACCGGCCTCTGGCTGCTCGTGCTCACCGGTGAGGTGATCTACAAGTACCTGCTGCTCGATGACAGCAGTACCGCACCGCATTGGCTGTTCTACGTCGGTCAGGTGCACGGCATCTTCTACATGCTGTACCTGGTGATGACCATCGACCTGGGCATCAAGGCGCGGTGGAAGCCGGTCACCACGGCGCTGACCTGCCTGGCGGGCACGATTCCGTTCCTGTCCTTCGTCTTCGAGCACCTGCGCACCAAGGAAGTGAAGACCACCTTCGGGCTCTGA
- the rph gene encoding ribonuclease PH, with translation MSKRADGRADDELREVRITRGFTTHPAGSVLVEFGGTRVMCTASVTDGVPPWRRDSGLGWLTAEYAMLPAATHTRSGRESVKGKVGGRTQEISRLIGRSLRACIDLSTIGENTIAVDCDVLQADGGTRTAAITGAYVALSDAITYLGAAGQLTDPQPISCAIAAVSVGVVDGRVRLDLPYEEDSRAEVDMNVVATDTGTLVEIQGTGEGATFPRSTLDKLLDSALAGCEQIFQVQKEALALPYPGVLPEPSEGKKKS, from the coding sequence GTGTCTAAACGAGCCGATGGCAGGGCGGATGACGAACTCCGCGAGGTAAGGATCACCCGTGGGTTCACCACGCATCCGGCGGGATCGGTGCTGGTCGAGTTCGGCGGGACCCGGGTCATGTGTACAGCGAGCGTCACCGACGGGGTGCCGCCGTGGCGGCGCGACTCCGGATTGGGCTGGCTGACGGCCGAATACGCCATGCTGCCCGCCGCCACCCACACCCGGTCGGGGCGTGAGTCGGTGAAGGGCAAGGTCGGCGGTCGCACCCAGGAGATCTCCCGGCTGATCGGGCGCTCACTGCGCGCCTGCATCGACCTCTCGACCATCGGCGAGAACACCATCGCGGTGGACTGTGATGTGCTGCAGGCCGACGGCGGCACCCGCACCGCGGCCATTACCGGAGCGTATGTGGCGCTTTCGGATGCCATCACCTACCTGGGCGCGGCCGGACAGCTGACCGATCCGCAGCCCATCTCCTGTGCCATCGCCGCGGTGAGCGTCGGCGTGGTGGATGGCCGGGTGCGGCTGGATCTTCCCTACGAGGAGGATTCGCGCGCCGAGGTCGATATGAATGTGGTCGCCACCGATACCGGCACCCTGGTCGAGATCCAGGGCACCGGTGAGGGCGCGACCTTCCCGCGCTCCACCCTGGACAAGCTGCTCGACTCCGCGCTCGCGGGTTGTGAGCAGATCTTCCAGGTGCAGAAGGAGGCGCTCGCCCTGCCGTACCCGGGCGTGCTCCCGGAGCCGTCCGAGGGGAAGAAGAAGTCCTGA
- a CDS encoding cyclic nucleotide-degrading phosphodiesterase, whose protein sequence is MRLTVIGCSGSVSGPDSPASGYLLTGPDMTPTVIDFGPGVLGALQRYLDPGEVDIFLTHLHADHCLDLPGLLVWRRYHPNPPTGKAIVYGPSDTSLRIGNASAEIGGETDDWSDVIDMRQWAVGEPIPFGPGHTVEARRMFHPPESYGLRINTAAGKTFVYTGDTAICPEVYDLARGADVLLAEASWTHDPANRPPGIHLSGTEAGMIAAEAGVGELLLTHIPPWTSREDVIAEAKAVFSGPVHAVSPGEVFEI, encoded by the coding sequence ATGCGCCTCACCGTGATCGGGTGCTCGGGCAGTGTGTCCGGCCCGGATTCCCCGGCGTCGGGATATCTGCTCACCGGCCCGGATATGACTCCCACCGTGATCGATTTCGGCCCCGGCGTTCTCGGTGCGCTGCAGCGCTATCTGGATCCGGGTGAGGTGGATATCTTCCTCACGCATCTACATGCCGATCACTGCCTGGATCTGCCGGGTCTGCTGGTGTGGCGGCGCTACCATCCGAATCCGCCGACCGGTAAGGCCATCGTCTACGGCCCGTCCGACACCTCGCTGCGGATCGGCAACGCCTCCGCCGAGATCGGCGGCGAGACCGACGACTGGTCCGATGTGATCGATATGCGGCAGTGGGCGGTGGGCGAGCCGATTCCGTTCGGTCCCGGCCATACCGTCGAGGCGCGGCGCATGTTTCACCCGCCGGAGTCCTACGGTCTGCGCATCAATACCGCCGCGGGCAAGACCTTCGTCTACACCGGCGACACGGCCATCTGCCCCGAGGTCTACGACCTGGCCCGCGGCGCGGATGTGCTGCTCGCCGAGGCGTCCTGGACGCACGATCCGGCGAATCGTCCCCCGGGTATCCATCTCTCGGGCACCGAGGCGGGCATGATCGCCGCCGAGGCGGGCGTCGGTGAACTGCTGCTCACCCATATTCCGCCGTGGACCTCCCGCGAGGATGTGATCGCCGAGGCGAAGGCCGTCTTCAGCGGTCCGGTGCACGCGGTTTCCCCCGGCGAGGTCTTCGAAATCTGA
- a CDS encoding cysteine synthase yields the protein MARYESLIATLGNTPLVGLKNLSPQWDGDNHIRLWAKLEDRNPTGSIKDRPALRMIEQAEADGKLTPGCTILEPTSGNTGISLAMAAKLKGYQLVCVMPENTSVERRQLLTMFGARIIDSPAAGGSNQAVALAKQIAAENPDWVMLYQYGNPANALAHYETTGPEILADLPEITHFVAGLGTTGTLMGTGRFLREKVPSIDIVAAEPRYGELVYGLRNIDEGFIPELYDASVLTSRFSVGPYDAVRRTRELVLEEGIFAGISTGAILHAALGVAKKAQKAGRTADIAFVVADGGWKYLSTGAYDGTLEEAEDRLDGQLWA from the coding sequence ATGGCCCGCTATGAGTCGCTGATCGCGACACTCGGCAACACCCCGCTGGTTGGCTTGAAGAATCTTTCCCCGCAGTGGGACGGCGACAATCACATTCGCCTGTGGGCCAAGCTCGAGGACCGCAATCCGACCGGTTCCATCAAGGACCGGCCCGCGCTGCGCATGATCGAGCAGGCCGAGGCCGACGGCAAACTCACCCCCGGCTGCACCATTCTCGAGCCCACCAGCGGCAATACCGGCATCTCGCTGGCTATGGCCGCGAAACTGAAGGGCTATCAACTGGTCTGCGTCATGCCGGAGAACACCTCGGTGGAGCGGCGGCAGCTGCTCACCATGTTCGGTGCGCGGATTATCGACTCGCCCGCCGCGGGCGGCTCCAATCAGGCTGTGGCCCTGGCCAAACAGATCGCCGCCGAGAATCCGGACTGGGTCATGCTCTACCAGTACGGCAATCCCGCCAACGCCCTCGCGCACTACGAGACCACCGGCCCGGAGATCCTCGCCGACCTCCCCGAGATCACCCATTTCGTCGCGGGCCTCGGCACCACGGGCACCCTCATGGGTACGGGTCGCTTCCTGCGCGAAAAGGTCCCGTCCATCGATATCGTCGCCGCCGAGCCCCGCTACGGCGAACTCGTCTACGGCCTGCGCAATATCGACGAGGGCTTCATTCCCGAGCTCTACGACGCGTCCGTGCTGACCTCCCGCTTCTCGGTGGGCCCCTACGACGCCGTCCGCCGCACCCGCGAATTGGTCCTGGAAGAGGGCATTTTCGCCGGTATCTCCACCGGCGCGATCCTGCACGCCGCGCTCGGGGTGGCGAAGAAGGCCCAAAAGGCAGGTCGGACCGCCGACATCGCCTTCGTGGTGGCCGACGGCGGCTGGAAATACCTCTCCACCGGCGCGTACGACGGCACTCTCGAGGAAGCCGAAGATCGCCTCGACGGCCAACTCTGGGCGTAA
- a CDS encoding oxidoreductase has translation MAWKPSEISDQSGRTFVITGANGGIGEQTTKVLASKGATVIMACRNTAKAQEVADGIEGDVRVAALDLASLASVREFADSTGEFDVLINNAGLMNIPFSRTVDGFETQWGVNHLGHYALTGLLLDKIGDRVVTLSSIAHKQTPKLWIDDLNYENRRYQRNLAYAQSKLSNLMFARELQRRLTAAGSSKRSYGVHPGVSATDLFARTETPLDKISKPFVRLVGHSPAKAAHSSLFAATMPDADPTIYWGPARLMGNKGPVEPCPSSKLSQNQDLWRRLWEESERLTGVTYKF, from the coding sequence ATGGCATGGAAGCCAAGCGAAATCTCGGACCAGTCCGGGCGCACCTTCGTGATCACCGGAGCCAATGGCGGCATCGGCGAGCAGACCACCAAGGTGCTCGCGAGCAAGGGTGCGACCGTCATCATGGCCTGCCGCAATACCGCCAAGGCGCAGGAGGTCGCCGACGGTATCGAGGGCGATGTGCGGGTCGCGGCACTGGATCTGGCCAGCCTCGCCTCGGTGCGTGAATTCGCGGACAGCACAGGCGAATTCGATGTGCTCATCAACAACGCCGGACTGATGAACATCCCGTTCTCGCGCACCGTGGACGGCTTCGAAACCCAGTGGGGCGTCAACCATCTCGGCCACTACGCGCTCACCGGACTGCTGCTCGACAAGATCGGCGACCGGGTCGTCACCCTGTCCTCCATCGCGCACAAGCAGACCCCGAAGCTGTGGATCGACGACCTGAACTACGAGAACCGCAGGTACCAGCGCAATCTCGCGTACGCGCAGTCCAAGCTGTCCAACCTGATGTTCGCCCGGGAACTACAGCGCCGCCTCACCGCGGCCGGATCGAGCAAGCGCTCCTACGGCGTGCACCCCGGTGTCTCGGCGACCGATCTCTTCGCGCGCACCGAAACCCCACTGGACAAGATTTCCAAGCCCTTCGTCCGCCTGGTCGGCCACTCCCCCGCCAAAGCGGCGCACTCCTCCCTCTTCGCGGCCACCATGCCCGACGCCGACCCGACCATCTACTGGGGCCCGGCCCGCCTGATGGGCAACAAGGGCCCCGTCGAACCCTGCCCGTCGAGCAAGCTCTCCCAGAACCAGGACCTGTGGCGCCGACTCTGGGAAGAGTCCGAACGCCTCACCGGCGTCACCTACAAGTTCTGA
- a CDS encoding TetR/AcrR family transcriptional regulator, translating into MSAQTADTRPLGLRERKKQQTRQNISNTATLLFLERGYDNVTIAEIAVAADVAKMTVTNYFPRKEDLVLDLHDVFVESLARTVGERSPGESALVALRDAYLSAAADQDAVAGFSGPEFARLITGSPALVARLREFHDERERRLAEALAVETASAPGDFTPRIAAALFGGIHRALFDETLRRTVAGESNDAIAAALTGYIADAFATLEPALGDYAVCAK; encoded by the coding sequence ATGAGCGCACAGACCGCCGATACCCGGCCGCTGGGGCTGCGGGAGCGGAAGAAGCAGCAGACCCGGCAGAACATCTCCAATACCGCGACCCTGCTGTTTCTGGAGCGCGGCTATGACAACGTCACCATCGCCGAAATCGCGGTCGCCGCGGATGTCGCCAAGATGACCGTCACCAATTACTTTCCGCGCAAGGAAGATCTGGTCCTGGACCTGCACGATGTTTTTGTCGAAAGCCTCGCGCGCACCGTCGGGGAGCGGTCGCCCGGCGAATCCGCGCTGGTGGCGCTGCGGGACGCCTACCTGTCCGCGGCGGCGGACCAGGATGCGGTGGCCGGCTTCTCCGGTCCGGAGTTCGCCCGGCTGATCACCGGCAGCCCGGCGCTGGTGGCTCGGTTGCGCGAGTTCCACGATGAGCGCGAACGCCGCCTCGCGGAGGCTCTCGCGGTCGAAACAGCCTCCGCCCCCGGCGATTTCACGCCGCGTATCGCGGCCGCCCTGTTCGGTGGCATTCATCGCGCCCTCTTCGACGAGACCCTGCGCCGTACGGTTGCGGGCGAATCCAACGACGCCATCGCCGCCGCGCTGACCGGATATATCGCCGACGCCTTCGCGACCCTCGAGCCGGCGCTGGGCGACTACGCGGTATGTGCGAAGTGA
- a CDS encoding transcriptional regulator, with amino-acid sequence MSAAPHRRPALIVFVVVAFVACLGLGWWQWGRYESGSGTGQNLGYALQWPLFAGFVVWAYLRFVRLEKDAREAESETSATEGAPATRSASAPRPKRPKPVAPREIPAGLLPERPRAVAEDDPQTAEYNRYLADLHASDLDQQIQDAGLRNHPERSAG; translated from the coding sequence GTGTCCGCTGCTCCCCACCGCCGTCCGGCCCTGATCGTGTTCGTGGTCGTGGCGTTCGTGGCCTGCCTGGGCCTCGGGTGGTGGCAGTGGGGGCGGTACGAATCCGGCAGCGGTACGGGTCAGAATCTCGGATACGCCTTGCAGTGGCCGCTCTTCGCGGGCTTCGTGGTCTGGGCGTACCTCCGATTCGTGCGGCTGGAGAAGGATGCTCGGGAGGCTGAGTCGGAAACCTCGGCCACCGAGGGAGCACCCGCCACCCGGAGCGCATCCGCGCCCCGGCCCAAGCGGCCGAAACCGGTCGCGCCGCGTGAGATTCCGGCCGGATTGCTGCCCGAGCGGCCCAGAGCGGTCGCCGAGGACGATCCGCAGACCGCCGAATACAACAGGTACCTGGCCGATCTGCACGCCAGCGATCTGGATCAGCAGATTCAGGACGCCGGGCTGCGCAACCACCCCGAAAGGAGCGCCGGGTGA